In Kutzneria kofuensis, the DNA window GCCGGCGCGGGCGGAGCGCTCCAGCTCAATGGCGTCGGCGCCGGACCAGCCCTGTTCACGGGCCCACCGCACCATGTTCGGCCCGCCGGCGACGGTCTCGACGCAGCCCCGGCCACCGCAGGTGCACGGCCAGCCGTCGGGCTCGGCGACGACGTGCCCGATGTGCCCGGCGTTGCCGGTCCGCCCGCCGAACGGCTTGCCGTCCAGCACGAGGCCGCCGCCGACGCCGGTGGACACCACCATGCCGATCATGAACCGGCTGCCCCGGCCGGCCCCGAGCCAGTGCTCGCCGAGGGCGATGCACAACCCGTCGCCGGCCAGCGCGACGGGCACGCCGGGCAGCAGGGACTGCACCCGGTCGCGCAGCGGGAAGGCCTGCCAGCCGTTGATGTTGATCGGGCTGACGGTGCCGGCGTCGGTGTCGACGGGCCCGGCGGAGCCGATGCCGACGGCGCTCGGCGTGGTGCCGTCCAGCACCTCGGCCACCAGGTCGGCGACGGCCTGCCAGGCCAGCTCGGCGTCATGCGCGGGGGTGGGCCGGACGGCGCGGCGCAGCACGGCCCCGCGCGAGTCGACGAGCCCAGCGGCGATCTTGGTGCCGCCCACGTCGAGCGCCAGCACGTGGTCGGTCACCGGAGTTCCTCCCTAGGCCTTGACTGCTCCCGCCATGCTAAAGCCGCCGCCCAGCCACCGGGACACCACCAGATACAGGGCCAGCACCGGCGCGGTGTACAGGATCGAATACGCCGCCAGTTGCCCGTAGGCGACGAGCCCGTTCTGGCCGAAGAACGAGAAGATACCCACCGAGGCCGGCATCTTGTCCGGGTCGAGCAGCAGCACGAACGGCACGAAGAAGTTGCCCCAGGCCGTGATGAACGTGAAGATCCCGACCACGGCCACGCCCGGCGCCATCAGCGGCAGCACGATCGAGCGCAGCGCCTGCAGCGACGACGCGCCGTCCACCCAGGCCGCCTCCTCCAGGCTCACCGGAATGCCGTCCATGAAGTTCTTGCACATCCAGATGGCCATCGGAAGTGCCGTGGCGGCAAGGAAGACCGTCGTCCCCCACAGCGAGTCCACCAGGGACAGCCGGACGAACAGGCCGTACACCGGCACCATGATCGCGGTCACCGGCAGGCCGGTGGTGAACAGGATCGTGTACAGGAAAGGTCGCCGGAACCGCAGCTGGAAGCGGGACAGCGGATACGCCGCCAGCACGGCCGCCACCACCGCGATGATCGCCGTGCCGGCGCTGATCAGCAGGCCGTTCACCAGCGGCCGGCCGCCCACCTGCCAGTTCAGGATCTGGCCGAAGTTGCCCAGGGTGGCCTCCCCCGGCACCTTCGCGGCCAGCCCGCCGTGCGTGTCGAACGACGCCGTCACCAGCCACAGCAGCGGCGCCACGAACAGCACGGCGACGACGAGCAGCACCAGGTTGACCACCAAGCGGGGCCCGCGCATTCAGACCTCCGCCTTCAGGCTGCGGATGTAGACCAGGGAGAAGACCGCGCCGAGCACCAGCAGTACCAGCGCGATCGCCGTGCCGTAGCCGATCTGCCCGAACTTGAACGCCTGCTCGTACATCAGCAGCGGCAGCGTGCGGGTCTTGTTGTCCGGGCCGCCCGCGGTCAGCACGTAGATCAGCCCGAACACGCCGAGCGTCTGCAACGTGATCAGCATCAGGTTGGTGACCACGGTCCGGCGGATCACCGGCAGCACCACGTGCCAGAACCGCCGCACCGGCCCGGCGCCGTCGACCTGCGCCGCCTCGACCAGGTCGCTGGGCACCTCGCTCAGCGCCGCCTGGTACACGAGCATCGAGAAGGCCGTGCCGCGCCAGATGTTGGCCAGCACAACGGCCAGCATCGGCGCGGTGTAGAGCCAGTTCTGGCTCAGTCCGAACCAGCCGAGCACCTCGTTCAGCGTGCCCTGCGCGTTGAGGAAGGCGTAGATGGCAAACGCCGCAACGACTTCCGGCAGCACCCAGGCCGCGACCACGACGGTGCCGACGATGCCGCGCAGCAGCTTTCCGCGATGCTGCAGGAAAACCGCCAGCAGGATGCCGAGACCGTTCTGCCCGACGACGGCCGACAGCACCACGAAGACCACCGTCAGCCACAGCGACGAGGCCACGTCCGGGCTGGTGAACGCCGTGGTGAAGTTGTCGAGGCCGACGAACTTCGGCCGCCGGGCCGCGATCCCGCTCAGCGCGGAGTTGGTGAACGCCGCGTAGAAGCACCACAGGATCGGGCCGGCGACGAACAGTCCCAACAGGACGATCGACGGGGCGAGCGGCGGCAGCCACACCCCGAGCCGGGGGGAGCGCCTCAACCGGTCTTCACCTTGTCCGAGCCGACCGCCTTGGCCACGTCCTGGGCCCACTGCTGCGCGGCCTTGGCCGGATCGCCGCCGTTGACCACCGAGTCACCGGCCACGTCCATCGCGTTGGAGACCTGCGGGTACTCGGGCAGCGTCGGCCGGTACCGGGTGAACGACACCAGGCTGCTCCAGAACGGCTCGGTCGGGTCCTTCTCGGCCAGCCGCGGGTCGGCCTTGACGTCTTCGCGCACCGGCAGCCACGAGCAGGCCACGTCGATCGACGCCGAGTTCTCCTTGTTCAGCGCGGTCTGGATGAACTTCACGGACGCGTCGGCGTTGCCGGTGGATGCGCCGACCGCGAGGGTCCAACCGCCGGACAGCGTCACCTTGCCGGGCGCCTGGCCGTTCTGCGTGGGGAAGGTGGTGGTGCCCAGAGTCTTGGACCACTCCGGCCACGGCGCGACGCCGCCGGGCTCCCAGTACCGGGCGTACCAGCCGCCGTCCATCATGAAGCCGATCTTGCCCTGGGACATCAGCAGCGGCATCTGGGTCTGCGCCCACTGCGTGTCCTCGGCCTGCGCCGCCGTCTGCGCCAGGTGCTCGTTCATCACCGTCCGCACGTAGCCGAGCGCGTCCTCGAAGCCCTTGCTGGGGGCGACCCACTTGCCGGCCTTCTCGTCGAACAGGTCCTTGGTCGGCGTGCCGTACAGCAGCATCTCCAGCGACTGCATGGACATCGCCTC includes these proteins:
- a CDS encoding ROK family protein codes for the protein MTDHVLALDVGGTKIAAGLVDSRGAVLRRAVRPTPAHDAELAWQAVADLVAEVLDGTTPSAVGIGSAGPVDTDAGTVSPININGWQAFPLRDRVQSLLPGVPVALAGDGLCIALGEHWLGAGRGSRFMIGMVVSTGVGGGLVLDGKPFGGRTGNAGHIGHVVAEPDGWPCTCGGRGCVETVAGGPNMVRWAREQGWSGADAIELERSARAGDSVAAAAFERAGRAVGLAIAAAAAVCDLDLAVIGGGIARAGNLLFDPIRRTLDVHAGLSFLRGLRVVKAERDDSGLIGAAALVLL
- a CDS encoding carbohydrate ABC transporter permease, with the translated sequence MRGPRLVVNLVLLVVAVLFVAPLLWLVTASFDTHGGLAAKVPGEATLGNFGQILNWQVGGRPLVNGLLISAGTAIIAVVAAVLAAYPLSRFQLRFRRPFLYTILFTTGLPVTAIMVPVYGLFVRLSLVDSLWGTTVFLAATALPMAIWMCKNFMDGIPVSLEEAAWVDGASSLQALRSIVLPLMAPGVAVVGIFTFITAWGNFFVPFVLLLDPDKMPASVGIFSFFGQNGLVAYGQLAAYSILYTAPVLALYLVVSRWLGGGFSMAGAVKA
- a CDS encoding carbohydrate ABC transporter permease; translation: MRRSPRLGVWLPPLAPSIVLLGLFVAGPILWCFYAAFTNSALSGIAARRPKFVGLDNFTTAFTSPDVASSLWLTVVFVVLSAVVGQNGLGILLAVFLQHRGKLLRGIVGTVVVAAWVLPEVVAAFAIYAFLNAQGTLNEVLGWFGLSQNWLYTAPMLAVVLANIWRGTAFSMLVYQAALSEVPSDLVEAAQVDGAGPVRRFWHVVLPVIRRTVVTNLMLITLQTLGVFGLIYVLTAGGPDNKTRTLPLLMYEQAFKFGQIGYGTAIALVLLVLGAVFSLVYIRSLKAEV
- a CDS encoding extracellular solute-binding protein — translated: MRARTIAAGLAVAALTLPLAACGGGDSASGDAKTIKIVYRNYSDFPQMDTFMKAVKKEFEAANPGITAQLTPVSSLDSDYLAKVQLMQRSPSTAPDVLFEDSFNVNADAAAGYLLPIDDYLAKWPDWNSQFIPTTKQAGKAVDGKTYAVPMGTDSRGLWFNKDIFAKAGLPTDWQPKTWNDVLDAARKIKQTQPDVEPMYMPLGKPAAEAMSMQSLEMLLYGTPTKDLFDEKAGKWVAPSKGFEDALGYVRTVMNEHLAQTAAQAEDTQWAQTQMPLLMSQGKIGFMMDGGWYARYWEPGGVAPWPEWSKTLGTTTFPTQNGQAPGKVTLSGGWTLAVGASTGNADASVKFIQTALNKENSASIDVACSWLPVREDVKADPRLAEKDPTEPFWSSLVSFTRYRPTLPEYPQVSNAMDVAGDSVVNGGDPAKAAQQWAQDVAKAVGSDKVKTG